Proteins encoded by one window of uncultured Draconibacterium sp.:
- a CDS encoding cytochrome b N-terminal domain-containing protein, with the protein MAKKNDKTTFGTLAVAMFWLVILSGILLAVPFNVESPYLSVSTLIVTNPWGAIIRNYHYWSSQFFLLFSLIHLYDHFHYKENIGLKKQMAFRLSIGVLIIFLAMITGFLLKGDSDSEQARHILQTLAERIPLIGESLAFSLLGHPESYQLIYVHHIATFTVFIAVIIIEHSRRKYWPPLFDFVISIIGVMAFSWLFSAPLHDNLNPAVKGPWYFVGFQEILHWLSHPEWSLLLFLVLLVLLYLVNSAKGKMVFFSKRSLLVFTGFYLILTIIGLFFRGERWQWKNPWQENYRYEVLNNFKSPIVKLNPEFELGTAITSPVIQGRKESCLACHNETHGFTDSHSPDAIGCVSCHGGNPFAVGKNQSHRNMILIPGNLSTAPQSCGTTQCHPEIVEHVPTGLMATLSGMISVDRYVFNEQDNPDELANVHQLGNSAADEHLRNLCVRCHLGNPKTEYGPVNESSRGGGCLACHLNYSTEAETALAMVKDTIVNAHPSISLAISNNHCFGCHSRSGRISTSYEGWHETTLEAQQMPQNDTNYRLIEGERVFVKKQQDVHHELGMECIDCHHSYEVMGDGTLYAHQEDQADVQCIDCHFDGAAKTIKAENLDNESAIIAALRLGNISGKEFLVTSKRNHALVNSFVENDTAFLQTKNSNIKMALTRPAEVCTRSNAHSDLACSSCHSSWVPTCIGCHNEYDANEPSYNMVANKEQTGGWVEFFGEYNAKLPSLGMRTEGDKSEVIPVAPGMILTIDKSTYTDDADNSTIFHWLYAPVAPHTTTKEGRDCKSCHNSSLALGYGEGKLEYEIVEGKGKWTFDPLYQRDANDGLPADAWIDFLQTRTGKVATRSNVLPLNIEQQQAILTVGACLTCHDDNSKIMQATLNDFEGQLQNLSSFCILPEWE; encoded by the coding sequence ATGGCAAAGAAAAATGATAAAACGACTTTTGGAACATTGGCAGTGGCTATGTTCTGGCTGGTAATTTTATCGGGTATTTTGCTTGCCGTACCTTTTAATGTCGAGTCGCCTTACCTTAGTGTAAGTACACTTATCGTTACCAATCCATGGGGAGCCATTATTCGCAACTATCACTATTGGAGCTCGCAGTTCTTTCTACTATTCAGCCTTATTCACCTATACGATCACTTCCATTACAAGGAAAATATTGGTCTGAAAAAACAAATGGCTTTCCGATTAAGCATTGGCGTACTAATCATCTTTTTGGCTATGATCACCGGATTTCTTTTAAAAGGAGATTCAGACAGTGAGCAGGCCCGTCATATTTTGCAAACCTTAGCCGAGCGTATTCCACTGATTGGCGAATCGCTGGCTTTTTCGTTGCTCGGTCATCCTGAAAGTTACCAGTTAATTTATGTACACCATATTGCCACTTTTACGGTTTTTATTGCTGTAATAATTATTGAGCACAGCAGAAGAAAATACTGGCCTCCACTTTTTGATTTTGTAATTTCGATTATTGGGGTTATGGCTTTCAGTTGGCTTTTTAGTGCCCCATTGCACGACAATCTGAATCCTGCAGTAAAAGGTCCCTGGTATTTTGTTGGCTTCCAGGAAATTTTGCACTGGCTAAGCCACCCCGAATGGTCGTTACTACTTTTTCTGGTTTTACTCGTTTTGCTGTACCTGGTTAATTCGGCCAAAGGCAAAATGGTATTTTTCAGTAAACGAAGCTTGCTGGTTTTTACCGGTTTCTACCTGATTTTAACAATAATTGGTTTGTTTTTCAGAGGAGAGCGCTGGCAATGGAAAAATCCGTGGCAGGAGAATTACCGTTACGAGGTACTGAACAATTTCAAATCGCCGATAGTAAAACTTAATCCCGAATTTGAGTTGGGCACCGCAATCACTTCTCCTGTTATACAGGGAAGAAAAGAAAGTTGCCTGGCGTGCCACAACGAAACCCATGGTTTTACCGATTCGCATTCGCCCGATGCGATTGGATGTGTTTCGTGTCACGGAGGAAATCCTTTTGCAGTTGGTAAAAATCAGTCGCACCGAAATATGATCCTCATTCCCGGAAACTTGTCAACAGCGCCACAATCGTGCGGAACCACACAATGCCATCCTGAAATTGTTGAACACGTACCAACCGGTTTAATGGCCACTTTAAGTGGAATGATAAGTGTTGATCGCTATGTTTTTAACGAACAGGATAATCCGGATGAATTGGCAAATGTCCATCAACTTGGCAACTCGGCAGCCGACGAACATTTGCGAAATTTATGTGTTCGCTGCCACCTTGGAAATCCAAAAACAGAATATGGCCCGGTTAATGAAAGTAGTCGAGGTGGAGGTTGTCTGGCCTGCCACTTAAATTACAGTACTGAAGCAGAAACGGCACTGGCAATGGTAAAAGATACAATTGTAAATGCACATCCATCAATTAGTTTGGCCATTAGCAACAACCACTGTTTTGGTTGTCACAGCCGCTCAGGAAGAATTTCAACCAGCTATGAGGGTTGGCACGAAACAACACTTGAAGCACAACAAATGCCGCAAAACGATACCAACTACCGATTGATTGAGGGTGAACGTGTATTTGTAAAAAAGCAACAAGATGTGCATCATGAGCTCGGTATGGAATGTATCGACTGCCATCATTCGTATGAAGTGATGGGCGACGGCACTCTTTATGCTCACCAGGAAGACCAGGCTGATGTACAATGCATTGATTGTCATTTTGATGGCGCTGCAAAAACAATAAAAGCTGAAAATCTTGACAATGAATCGGCAATTATTGCAGCCTTACGACTTGGCAATATTTCGGGTAAAGAGTTTTTGGTAACAAGCAAACGCAACCATGCTTTGGTAAATTCTTTTGTTGAAAACGACACGGCATTTTTACAAACCAAGAACAGCAACATTAAGATGGCTTTAACCCGTCCGGCTGAAGTATGTACAAGAAGCAATGCCCACTCCGACCTGGCTTGTTCAAGCTGCCATTCATCGTGGGTGCCTACTTGTATTGGTTGCCACAACGAATACGATGCCAATGAACCATCGTACAACATGGTAGCCAACAAAGAACAAACAGGTGGCTGGGTAGAATTTTTTGGCGAGTACAATGCAAAACTACCATCGTTGGGAATGCGCACCGAAGGCGATAAATCAGAAGTTATTCCGGTTGCACCCGGCATGATTTTAACCATCGACAAAAGTACGTATACCGACGACGCTGATAATTCCACCATTTTTCATTGGCTTTATGCCCCGGTTGCACCGCACACCACTACCAAAGAAGGAAGAGATTGCAAAAGCTGTCATAACAGCTCGCTTGCACTGGGTTACGGCGAAGGAAAACTGGAATATGAAATTGTTGAAGGAAAAGGAAAATGGACTTTCGATCCTCTTTACCAGCGCGATGCAAATGATGGTCTTCCGGCAGATGCCTGGATCGATTTTCTTCAGACAAGAACCGGGAAAGTGGCTACACGTTCAAATGTTTTACCACTAAACATTGAACAGCAACAAGCCATATTAACGGTTGGCGCCTGCCTGACATGCCACGATGATAACTCGAAAATTATGCAAGCAACGCTTAATGATTTTGAGGGGCAGTTACAAAATCTAAGTTCTTTCTGTATTTTACCGGAATGGGAGTAG
- a CDS encoding DsrE/DsrF/DrsH-like family protein — translation MTEVKETPLKKVMIIVAKANIEDVYAGLIMANGAVMEGIEAKLFFTFFGLDAITKKQMNKLHTATVGNPGMRMPNGWAFPTLLGAIPGVEAGVSAMMKKQMDELDVPPVDEFLDMITAGGGEIYACKMAADMFKLTKDDLCEHVKAIITVGDLYAMSGGDGTQIIFT, via the coding sequence ATGACTGAAGTAAAAGAAACGCCTTTAAAAAAGGTGATGATCATTGTAGCCAAAGCCAATATTGAAGATGTGTATGCAGGTTTGATAATGGCGAACGGAGCAGTGATGGAAGGCATTGAAGCCAAATTGTTTTTTACTTTTTTTGGACTTGATGCCATTACCAAAAAGCAGATGAACAAGTTGCACACGGCAACAGTTGGTAATCCGGGAATGCGGATGCCGAACGGATGGGCTTTCCCAACCTTACTCGGGGCAATTCCGGGAGTTGAAGCCGGTGTTTCGGCAATGATGAAGAAACAAATGGACGAGTTGGATGTTCCGCCGGTTGACGAGTTTTTGGATATGATAACAGCAGGTGGCGGCGAAATTTATGCCTGTAAAATGGCAGCCGATATGTTCAAACTCACCAAAGATGATTTGTGTGAACATGTTAAAGCTATTATAACAGTTGGAGACTTATACGCTATGTCAGGGGGAGATGGAACCCAAATTATTTTCACCTGA
- a CDS encoding TusE/DsrC/DsvC family sulfur relay protein, translating to MAEKTIAGKTVEVTAEGYLVNKSDWSKEVAAELAKEDGIDLTDKHYEVLEYLREQEAAGASLTIRKVGKSGIVDIKGLYQLFPGGPLKLSSKYAGISKPASCV from the coding sequence ATGGCAGAAAAGACTATCGCAGGAAAAACTGTAGAGGTAACAGCAGAAGGTTATCTGGTAAACAAAAGTGATTGGAGCAAAGAAGTTGCTGCAGAATTGGCAAAAGAAGATGGTATTGATCTTACCGACAAGCACTACGAAGTGTTGGAATATCTGCGCGAGCAGGAAGCAGCCGGAGCATCGCTTACCATCCGTAAAGTAGGAAAATCGGGTATTGTTGATATTAAAGGATTGTACCAACTTTTTCCGGGAGGTCCGTTAAAACTCTCTTCGAAATATGCCGGTATTTCCAAGCCAGCAAGTTGTGTTTAA
- a CDS encoding DUF1641 domain-containing protein, with amino-acid sequence MEEKTLQVQITELNQKVDLLLEYVNQQRLKTIEVEDLIADLSIVGKDMYDTAVEDLDNRMVHLDLDEVKGLMLRVLRNIDNMNKFLELFESMTDLIKDASPILNEVIIDFSKKLHELDQKGYIEFFSEAGKIFDNIIIHYKPDDVKELAENIVTIMDTVRSATQPEMMTAINNGLKIYGSMEMDNVPEYSIFKVFREMNKPEMKRALGFFVTFMKNMAAETNKNSN; translated from the coding sequence ATGGAAGAGAAAACATTACAAGTACAAATAACGGAGTTAAACCAAAAGGTTGACTTACTGCTGGAATATGTAAACCAGCAGCGACTAAAAACCATTGAAGTGGAAGACCTTATTGCAGACCTGTCGATAGTTGGGAAAGATATGTACGACACGGCGGTGGAAGATCTGGATAACCGAATGGTGCACTTGGATTTGGATGAGGTAAAGGGATTAATGTTGCGTGTTTTACGAAACATCGACAACATGAACAAGTTCCTCGAACTGTTTGAAAGTATGACCGATTTGATTAAAGATGCTTCTCCGATTCTTAACGAGGTGATCATCGACTTTTCGAAGAAACTTCATGAGCTTGACCAAAAAGGATATATCGAATTCTTTTCCGAAGCTGGTAAAATCTTCGACAACATCATTATCCATTATAAGCCTGATGATGTAAAAGAGCTCGCAGAGAACATTGTTACCATTATGGACACAGTGCGCTCAGCCACACAACCCGAAATGATGACCGCCATAAACAATGGCCTTAAAATTTACGGAAGTATGGAAATGGATAACGTACCGGAATATTCGATTTTTAAAGTTTTCCGTGAAATGAACAAACCTGAAATGAAACGTGCGCTGGGATTCTTTGTAACATTTATGAAGAACATGGCTGCAGAAACCAATAAAAACAGTAATTAA
- a CDS encoding FAD/NAD(P)-binding oxidoreductase produces MKKIVILGAGTAGTMMANKLRKALDREEWAITIVDQFKTHYYQPGFLFIPFGIYQKEDVIKPKADFIPAGVNMIYSAIDRIEGDANKVHLEGGQVLNYDFLIVATGTKTNPDETPGLHDKLWYKETFDFYTIEGAVALQKFFKSWEGGKLVMAITELPYKCPVAPLEFVFLADAYFTELGIRDKVEISYVTPMPGAFTKPVATKMLSELLAEKNIEVIPDFYIERVDNDAKKLISYDEQEVDFDVLTVVPVNMGDDMIERSGLGDDLNFVPTDKHTLQSVAHENIFVLGDASNIPTSKAGSVAHFAAEILFENLMSAIEGRPLHAKFDGHANCYIETGFGKGALIDFNYDTEPLPGTFPLPGIGPFGLLKNTKINHYGKVMFRWIYWHILLKGKELPVEPLMTMAGKKKVN; encoded by the coding sequence ATGAAGAAGATAGTAATTCTTGGAGCCGGAACTGCGGGCACAATGATGGCGAATAAGCTAAGAAAAGCCCTCGACAGAGAAGAGTGGGCAATCACCATTGTCGATCAGTTTAAAACACATTATTACCAACCCGGATTTTTATTTATTCCATTTGGAATTTACCAAAAGGAAGATGTGATAAAACCAAAAGCGGATTTTATTCCAGCCGGAGTAAATATGATTTATTCGGCAATCGACAGAATTGAAGGTGACGCCAATAAAGTGCATCTTGAAGGAGGACAAGTACTCAATTATGATTTCCTGATTGTTGCAACCGGAACCAAAACAAATCCGGATGAAACGCCGGGATTGCATGATAAGTTGTGGTACAAGGAGACCTTTGATTTTTATACCATCGAAGGGGCGGTAGCTTTGCAAAAATTCTTTAAGAGTTGGGAAGGTGGGAAACTGGTAATGGCTATAACTGAACTGCCTTACAAATGCCCGGTTGCACCACTTGAGTTTGTGTTTCTGGCTGATGCTTATTTCACCGAATTGGGCATTCGCGACAAAGTTGAAATATCATATGTTACGCCAATGCCGGGAGCTTTTACCAAACCGGTAGCCACCAAAATGCTTTCTGAATTGTTGGCTGAGAAAAACATTGAAGTGATCCCGGATTTTTATATCGAACGGGTAGACAACGACGCCAAAAAACTAATTTCTTATGATGAGCAGGAAGTTGATTTTGACGTGCTTACCGTAGTGCCTGTAAACATGGGCGACGATATGATCGAGAGAAGCGGATTGGGCGACGATCTGAATTTTGTTCCAACCGATAAACACACGCTGCAGTCGGTAGCACACGAAAATATTTTTGTGCTGGGCGACGCTTCCAATATTCCTACATCGAAGGCCGGTTCGGTAGCTCACTTTGCCGCCGAGATATTATTCGAGAACCTGATGAGCGCCATTGAAGGACGTCCGTTGCATGCTAAATTCGATGGTCATGCCAACTGCTATATCGAAACCGGTTTTGGCAAAGGTGCTCTTATCGATTTTAATTACGATACAGAACCACTTCCGGGAACTTTCCCGCTTCCGGGCATCGGGCCGTTTGGCTTGTTAAAGAATACCAAAATCAACCACTACGGGAAAGTCATGTTCCGCTGGATTTACTGGCACATTTTGCTAAAAGGTAAAGAACTGCCGGTTGAACCATTAATGACCATGGCCGGAAAAAAGAAGGTGAATTAA
- a CDS encoding Crp/Fnr family transcriptional regulator, protein MGNTSCNCEYCQLRNIFFAHVKSDELTNICDFKVEREYSKGESIIQEGDPITEFVYMKKGLVKLSKTSINGKDQIISFSKPFDFVSLLSVFSSKEYKYSVTAIEETTVCILQLDLVKKYAEGNALFAMDMMSNISQMTDKIIHDNLEIKRKHLKGRIAHVLLYFSDYIYKKDEFELPISRREIAEYIGMTTENVIRTLSEFRKDKIIKIFGKDILIADKKRLKNISEFG, encoded by the coding sequence ATGGGAAACACATCTTGTAATTGCGAATATTGTCAGTTAAGGAATATCTTTTTTGCACATGTTAAAAGTGATGAACTCACTAATATCTGTGATTTTAAAGTGGAAAGAGAATATTCTAAAGGAGAATCGATTATTCAGGAAGGAGACCCGATTACCGAGTTTGTGTACATGAAAAAAGGCCTGGTCAAACTCTCGAAAACTTCGATTAACGGAAAAGATCAAATTATAAGTTTCTCAAAACCGTTCGACTTTGTCAGCCTTTTGTCGGTGTTTTCGTCAAAAGAATACAAATATTCTGTTACAGCCATTGAGGAAACAACGGTTTGTATTCTTCAGCTGGATTTAGTAAAAAAATATGCCGAAGGAAATGCGCTTTTTGCAATGGATATGATGTCGAATATTAGCCAGATGACGGATAAAATTATTCACGACAACCTGGAAATAAAACGCAAACACCTGAAAGGACGCATTGCGCATGTACTGCTTTATTTCTCCGACTATATTTATAAAAAAGATGAGTTTGAACTTCCAATCTCGAGACGTGAAATTGCTGAATACATTGGAATGACGACTGAAAATGTGATCCGGACTTTATCCGAATTTCGCAAAGACAAGATCATTAAGATTTTTGGCAAAGACATTTTGATTGCCGACAAAAAACGTCTGAAAAATATTTCAGAGTTTGGATAA
- a CDS encoding molybdenum cofactor guanylyltransferase: MQITTIILAGGLSKRMGTDKALLEIEGKTLLERAISLCKPFSSELLISSNHKSHTSFGYRVVEDEIKNCGPMGGIYSCLKQSDNAWNLVLSVDAAYINDNFLEFLISNAGDFDAVVPFTEKGAEPLIALYNKSICPAMEKKLQAGDYRVQNLLRESNTKWLDSGKLLEENKRLFTNLNRPEDL, translated from the coding sequence ATGCAAATTACTACTATAATTCTTGCAGGCGGCTTAAGCAAACGAATGGGTACCGACAAAGCTCTGTTGGAGATAGAGGGAAAAACTTTGCTCGAGCGTGCGATAAGCCTGTGTAAGCCTTTTTCTTCAGAGTTGCTGATCAGTTCAAATCATAAGTCGCACACAAGTTTTGGCTACCGCGTTGTTGAAGACGAGATAAAAAACTGCGGACCAATGGGCGGAATTTATTCCTGCTTAAAACAGTCGGATAACGCCTGGAACCTGGTGCTGAGTGTTGATGCTGCATATATTAATGACAACTTCCTGGAATTTCTAATCTCTAATGCCGGCGATTTTGATGCGGTGGTTCCGTTTACAGAAAAAGGTGCAGAACCTTTAATTGCATTGTATAATAAAAGCATTTGCCCTGCAATGGAAAAGAAGCTGCAGGCAGGAGATTACAGAGTGCAAAATTTGCTGAGAGAGTCGAATACGAAGTGGCTTGACTCAGGTAAATTGCTTGAGGAGAATAAACGATTATTTACCAACCTGAACCGTCCTGAGGATTTATAA
- a CDS encoding RNA polymerase sigma factor yields the protein MKVEQLGQKEHIHKKIIEACKKGNNRTRYELYGLYSKAMFNICYRMMNNREEAEDMLQEAFTQAFMKLESFRYESNFGSWLKRIVVNTCINAINKRKVELTYCEEIYHYDKTEEQNDYEPEFTVATVTKAMEQLPEGGRMVFSLYLLEGYDHGEIAQIMGITESTSKSQFMRAKRRIVSILKEQTH from the coding sequence TTGAAAGTTGAACAATTGGGACAAAAAGAGCACATACATAAAAAAATTATCGAAGCCTGTAAAAAAGGAAATAACAGGACACGATACGAGCTATATGGATTGTACTCTAAAGCCATGTTCAATATCTGCTACCGCATGATGAATAATCGCGAGGAAGCGGAAGATATGTTGCAGGAAGCTTTTACACAGGCATTTATGAAACTGGAATCGTTCCGGTACGAATCGAACTTCGGATCGTGGTTAAAACGCATCGTTGTAAACACCTGCATAAATGCGATAAACAAAAGAAAGGTAGAATTAACGTATTGCGAAGAGATCTACCATTACGACAAGACTGAAGAACAGAACGATTACGAACCGGAATTTACCGTAGCCACCGTAACAAAAGCTATGGAACAATTGCCGGAGGGAGGACGAATGGTGTTTTCGCTGTATTTACTTGAAGGTTACGACCATGGAGAGATTGCACAGATTATGGGAATTACCGAATCGACATCGAAAAGCCAGTTTATGCGTGCCAAACGCCGCATTGTAAGCATTTTAAAAGAACAAACCCATTGA
- a CDS encoding DUF4097 family beta strand repeat-containing protein, with product MRKIKWSILLGLLILLVPSFAKAQFTDTKEIRKTFAVLPETQVEITNKYGKIDLKTWDKDSVKFLINIRVEEKKLSKLEESIDEIDFEISNSEHYLIVRTMVEKNKSALGKEIKKFKETLLSSDGNIQVDYTVWMPDSNRLKIDNKFGDIYIGDFKGEADISLSNGNMKAHDFNNINLTLNFADATINNIKQGRLDCNFSDLYVKEMGAIHLQSKSTEFELERVETLTASSRRDKFRIRQIELLDARSSFSTFRVNEVTDRAKFQAEYGDIEIEKTATDFSSVNIESKSTDINLYFNAETQFSFDIKHTKAEVNLGQDFVVDKEEMLDEKESEIKMNGHFGDDPKAAEKLYINANSGNISIRTSY from the coding sequence ATGAGAAAAATAAAATGGAGCATATTATTGGGTTTATTGATTTTGCTTGTGCCGTCGTTTGCAAAAGCCCAGTTTACCGACACCAAAGAAATAAGAAAAACCTTTGCCGTTTTGCCCGAAACGCAGGTTGAGATTACCAATAAATACGGTAAGATCGATTTGAAGACCTGGGACAAAGACTCGGTGAAATTTCTTATCAACATCAGGGTAGAAGAAAAGAAACTCTCGAAACTGGAGGAATCGATAGACGAAATTGATTTCGAGATTTCAAACAGCGAACACTACCTGATCGTGCGCACCATGGTTGAAAAAAACAAAAGTGCTCTGGGCAAGGAAATCAAAAAATTCAAAGAAACGCTGTTAAGTTCCGACGGAAATATTCAGGTTGATTATACTGTTTGGATGCCCGACTCGAACCGCTTGAAGATCGACAATAAATTCGGCGACATTTATATTGGCGATTTTAAAGGCGAGGCCGACATCTCCTTATCGAACGGCAACATGAAAGCCCATGATTTTAACAACATTAATCTCACCCTTAATTTTGCCGATGCTACCATCAACAATATAAAACAAGGCCGGCTAGACTGCAACTTCAGCGATTTGTATGTAAAAGAAATGGGTGCTATTCACCTTCAGAGCAAATCAACGGAATTTGAATTGGAAAGAGTGGAGACGCTCACTGCCTCATCGCGGCGCGATAAATTCCGTATCCGCCAAATTGAATTACTGGATGCACGCAGCAGTTTCTCCACCTTCAGAGTAAACGAAGTGACCGACCGTGCAAAGTTCCAGGCTGAATACGGCGATATTGAAATTGAAAAAACAGCGACGGATTTCAGCAGTGTAAATATCGAGTCGAAATCAACAGATATCAATCTTTATTTCAACGCCGAAACGCAATTCAGTTTCGATATAAAACATACCAAAGCAGAAGTTAATCTGGGGCAGGATTTTGTTGTAGACAAAGAGGAAATGCTGGACGAGAAGGAATCAGAAATAAAAATGAACGGCCATTTTGGAGACGATCCGAAAGCCGCTGAAAAGCTCTATATAAATGCCAATTCGGGAAATATAAGCATCCGCACATCTTATTAA
- a CDS encoding head GIN domain-containing protein, translated as MKTIKLFIYGLAMTFAASSCIDDITVEGNGIQGTEARIVTEFERVKSSGEFDVHITEASEYDVVISADENLLQYIETYVAGETLHIDEKGIRDLRNRVPMEVFVSTPVLNGIKQSGSGIITTDYFVSDEMDVVLSGSGKIITAFEAEEVDALISGSGTIEFSGFADDADFVISGSGNINASQLDLLYCTTSTSGSGDMYIAVSRNLKSNISGSGNVFYYGNPGVETHISGSGNVISQN; from the coding sequence ATGAAAACAATTAAACTATTCATTTATGGGCTTGCCATGACCTTTGCCGCAAGCAGTTGTATCGACGACATTACAGTAGAAGGAAATGGAATTCAGGGAACTGAGGCCAGAATTGTTACCGAATTTGAACGCGTAAAATCGTCGGGCGAATTTGATGTTCACATCACCGAAGCATCAGAATACGATGTGGTGATAAGCGCCGATGAAAACCTTTTACAGTACATTGAAACATACGTTGCCGGCGAAACACTGCATATTGATGAAAAAGGAATTCGCGATTTAAGAAACCGAGTACCAATGGAGGTGTTTGTATCAACACCAGTTTTAAATGGTATTAAACAAAGCGGATCAGGAATTATTACCACCGACTATTTTGTGAGCGACGAAATGGATGTTGTACTCTCCGGATCGGGCAAAATAATTACTGCTTTTGAAGCCGAAGAAGTTGATGCGCTGATTTCAGGTTCGGGGACGATTGAATTCTCAGGTTTTGCCGACGATGCTGATTTTGTTATCAGCGGATCGGGAAATATCAATGCAAGTCAGCTTGATTTGCTTTACTGCACCACTTCAACATCGGGATCGGGCGATATGTACATTGCCGTTTCCCGTAATCTTAAATCGAATATTTCAGGCTCCGGGAATGTTTTCTATTACGGAAACCCAGGCGTTGAAACACATATTTCCGGCTCAGGAAATGTGATCAGTCAGAACTAA
- a CDS encoding sugar phosphate isomerase/epimerase, whose product MISKRISLKLMTFVAVAALFMQGFTACNQAPKKAEEKSAEVKKEKFIGLQLWSVKDDMGEDVAATLKAVGESGYKFVETAGYGDGLMYGIDPVEFKNLCESNGLQFLGAHTGQAVPTEETWDETMAWWDTCIAAHKAAGVKWIVQPWMGETAYESLDGLKDYCKYFEAVGEKCNAAGIRFGYHNHDQEFTTEYEGKTLYDWMLELTDPEKVMFQLDLYWIAEGGKNAVDYFEKYPGRFELWHIKDEKEVGESGKMDFAALFAEREKSGAEYGIVEVEEYNFEPLESCKKSLEYLKAQDYVDFYE is encoded by the coding sequence ATGATTTCAAAAAGAATTAGTTTAAAATTAATGACATTTGTTGCCGTTGCTGCATTGTTTATGCAGGGATTTACGGCATGTAACCAGGCTCCAAAAAAAGCTGAAGAAAAGAGTGCTGAGGTGAAGAAAGAGAAATTTATCGGGCTTCAACTGTGGTCGGTAAAAGACGACATGGGAGAAGATGTTGCTGCGACGCTAAAAGCAGTAGGCGAAAGTGGCTACAAGTTTGTTGAAACTGCAGGTTACGGCGATGGACTGATGTATGGCATCGATCCGGTAGAGTTTAAAAACCTATGTGAAAGCAATGGCCTGCAATTTTTGGGAGCCCACACCGGGCAAGCTGTTCCAACCGAAGAAACATGGGATGAAACAATGGCATGGTGGGATACCTGCATTGCAGCGCATAAAGCTGCCGGCGTAAAATGGATCGTTCAACCATGGATGGGAGAAACGGCCTACGAAAGTCTTGATGGCTTGAAGGACTATTGCAAATATTTTGAAGCTGTTGGCGAAAAATGTAACGCTGCCGGTATTCGTTTTGGCTACCATAATCACGATCAGGAATTTACTACAGAATACGAAGGCAAAACACTTTACGACTGGATGCTGGAGTTAACCGATCCTGAAAAAGTGATGTTCCAACTTGATTTGTATTGGATTGCCGAGGGTGGCAAAAATGCGGTTGACTATTTTGAAAAATATCCCGGTCGTTTTGAGCTGTGGCATATAAAGGATGAAAAAGAAGTAGGCGAAAGTGGTAAAATGGATTTTGCAGCGTTGTTTGCCGAACGCGAAAAATCTGGTGCAGAGTACGGAATTGTAGAGGTGGAAGAGTACAATTTTGAACCGCTGGAAAGTTGTAAAAAAAGTCTGGAGTATTTAAAAGCTCAGGATTACGTTGATTTTTACGAATAA